One window of the Niallia circulans genome contains the following:
- a CDS encoding YceI family protein produces MAKWTVDQSHSSVGFEVKHMMVSKVKGQFDSYTADVEAADLADLTTASIAFKFDVASINTHSEDRDNHLKSADFFDTEKYPTIDFKSTSITKDGDDYKVTGDLTIKDVTKPVTFDVEYGGKGTNPWGVEVYGFEGEAKINREDFGLTWNAVLESGGVLVGKDIKIKVELEVNPA; encoded by the coding sequence GTAAAACATATGATGGTATCAAAGGTGAAGGGTCAATTCGATTCTTATACAGCAGACGTAGAAGCGGCAGATTTAGCAGATTTAACAACTGCTAGCATTGCATTTAAATTTGATGTAGCAAGCATTAACACACATAGCGAAGATCGTGATAATCACTTGAAATCAGCAGATTTCTTCGATACAGAAAAATACCCAACAATTGATTTTAAATCAACATCGATTACAAAAGATGGCGATGACTATAAAGTAACTGGTGATTTAACTATTAAGGATGTTACAAAGCCAGTAACATTTGACGTAGAATATGGTGGGAAAGGTACAAACCCATGGGGCGTAGAAGTTTACGGTTTCGAAGGAGAAGCAAAAATCAACCGTGAAGACTTCGGACTTACTTGGAACGCAGTATTAGAATCAGGCGGCGTGCTAGTAGGAAAAGACATCAAAATCAAAGTAGAATTAGAAGTAAACCCAGCATAA